The Deinococcus arcticus genome has a segment encoding these proteins:
- a CDS encoding winged helix-turn-helix domain-containing protein, translating to MPDPQATPFQITTPAQAAALLDFTYGARLLEQFLTPCTASQAARALGQPANRVTYHVGKLAGCGLLRVAGRQGKGTLYEAAAHTFQVPCALVQLDEPLSLIEPVMREISAAYAHAVLDWQARQGHLDLRGGHPLTVSLGAPHPTGTPAVPEGPFPPAMRLRAVQLTPAQYRRAQAALDAILSELETEADGSGEHARPATFVLMGFPGHLHGH from the coding sequence ATGCCCGATCCCCAGGCCACCCCCTTCCAGATCACGACCCCCGCGCAGGCGGCGGCTCTGCTGGATTTCACGTATGGGGCCCGTCTTCTGGAACAGTTCCTGACCCCCTGCACCGCCAGTCAGGCCGCGCGCGCGCTGGGCCAGCCGGCCAACCGCGTGACGTACCACGTGGGCAAGCTGGCGGGGTGCGGGCTGCTGCGCGTGGCCGGGCGGCAGGGCAAGGGCACGCTGTATGAAGCGGCCGCCCACACCTTTCAGGTGCCGTGCGCCCTGGTGCAGCTGGACGAACCCCTCAGCCTCATTGAGCCGGTGATGCGCGAGATCAGCGCCGCCTACGCCCACGCGGTGCTGGACTGGCAGGCGCGGCAGGGCCACCTGGACCTGCGCGGCGGCCACCCCCTGACCGTGAGCCTGGGTGCCCCGCACCCCACCGGGACCCCCGCGGTCCCCGAGGGCCCCTTTCCGCCGGCCATGCGCCTGCGCGCGGTGCAGCTCACCCCGGCCCAGTACCGCCGCGCCCAGGCCGCGCTGGACGCCATCCTGAGCGAACTGGAAACAGAGGCGGATGGGTCCGGTGAGCACGCCCGGCCCGCCACCTTTGTTCTGATGGGCTTTCCAGGCCACCTGCACGGCCACTGA
- a CDS encoding NUDIX domain-containing protein, protein MPDYIADLRALIGHRPVNLMGACGLIRDPQGRLLLQRLAGRDVWALPGGLCELGEPPLATLQREVWEETALTVQAATLLDLLTTPLRTVPGGDQAHFYTAIYRVDAWHGTPVPDGVEGVELAFFGPEALPALRGQPGEYARAWLGGHRGHEL, encoded by the coding sequence ATGCCCGATTACATCGCTGATCTGCGCGCCCTGATCGGCCACCGCCCCGTGAACCTGATGGGCGCGTGCGGTCTGATCCGGGACCCCCAGGGCCGGCTCCTGCTGCAGCGGCTGGCGGGGCGCGACGTGTGGGCCCTGCCCGGCGGCCTGTGCGAACTGGGCGAGCCGCCGCTGGCCACCCTGCAGCGCGAGGTCTGGGAGGAAACGGCGCTCACCGTGCAGGCCGCCACTCTGCTGGACCTGCTGACCACACCGCTGCGCACGGTGCCGGGCGGCGATCAGGCGCATTTCTACACCGCCATTTACCGCGTGGATGCGTGGCACGGCACCCCGGTTCCCGACGGCGTGGAAGGGGTAGAACTGGCCTTCTTCGGCCCGGAAGCGCTGCCGGCCCTGCGCGGCCAGCCGGGCGAGTATGCCCGCGCGTGGCTGGGGGGGCACAGGGGCCATGAGCTTTGA
- a CDS encoding replication-associated recombination protein A, with product MTLFDPPAPLAERLRPRSVAEVVGQTHLLGPGKPLTRLLHSGRLGSLILWGPPGVGKTTLARLLAGEVGAHFIALSAVSAGVKDVRDAVAEAERQRARGLRTVLFLDEIHRFNKAQQDALLPHVESGLLTLIGATTENPSFEVNPALRSRARTLVLEALTPADIRALLERALSDERGLSGVTAQPEAFELLARLAEGDARRALSTLEVAATLANPVTPEAITEAFGRHLPQMDRNGEDFYNLISALHKSVRASHVDASLYWLARMVEGGADPRYIARRIIRMAAEDIGLADPQALRLAVAAHDTADFLGHPEGDLALAQAVVYLALAPKSNSVYVAWGEALKAVREGESLPIPLHLRNAPTSLMRAQGYGRGYAYYFDDPEGSFAQNYLPEGVQLNLYAPTGEGWEARVAERWRKLKDAHGEGEGGPG from the coding sequence GTGACGCTGTTTGACCCGCCTGCCCCCCTGGCCGAGCGCCTGCGCCCCCGCTCGGTGGCCGAGGTGGTGGGGCAGACGCACCTGCTGGGGCCCGGCAAACCGCTGACCCGGCTGCTGCACAGTGGGCGGCTGGGCAGCCTGATTCTGTGGGGGCCGCCCGGCGTGGGCAAGACCACCCTGGCGCGGCTGCTGGCGGGCGAGGTGGGCGCGCACTTTATTGCCCTGTCGGCGGTGAGTGCCGGCGTGAAAGACGTGCGCGACGCGGTGGCCGAAGCCGAGCGCCAGCGCGCCCGGGGCCTGCGCACCGTGCTGTTTCTGGACGAAATTCACCGCTTCAACAAGGCCCAGCAGGACGCCCTGCTGCCCCATGTGGAGTCGGGGCTGCTGACCCTGATTGGCGCCACCACCGAGAATCCTTCCTTTGAGGTGAACCCGGCGCTGCGTTCGCGGGCCCGCACGCTGGTCCTGGAGGCGCTGACCCCGGCCGACATTCGCGCCCTGCTGGAGCGCGCGCTGAGCGACGAACGCGGCCTGAGCGGGGTCACGGCCCAGCCGGAGGCCTTTGAGTTGCTGGCCCGATTGGCCGAGGGCGACGCCCGCCGCGCCCTGAGCACCCTGGAGGTGGCCGCCACCCTGGCCAACCCGGTGACCCCGGAGGCCATCACCGAGGCGTTTGGGCGCCACCTGCCGCAGATGGACCGGAACGGCGAGGACTTTTACAACCTGATTTCCGCGCTGCACAAGAGCGTGCGCGCCTCGCATGTGGACGCCAGCCTGTACTGGTTGGCCCGCATGGTGGAGGGCGGCGCCGATCCCCGCTATATCGCCCGGCGCATCATCCGCATGGCTGCCGAGGACATTGGCTTGGCCGACCCCCAGGCCCTGCGGCTGGCGGTGGCGGCCCACGACACCGCCGATTTTCTGGGCCATCCGGAAGGCGACCTGGCGCTGGCCCAGGCGGTGGTGTACCTGGCCCTGGCCCCCAAGAGCAACAGCGTGTACGTGGCCTGGGGCGAGGCCCTGAAGGCTGTGCGCGAGGGCGAGAGCCTGCCCATTCCCCTGCACCTGCGCAACGCCCCCACCAGCCTGATGCGCGCCCAGGGCTACGGCCGGGGCTACGCCTACTATTTCGACGACCCCGAGGGTTCCTTTGCCCAGAACTATCTGCCAGAGGGCGTGCAGCTGAACCTGTACGCCCCCACCGGCGAGGGCTGGGAAGCCCGGGTGGCCGAGCGCTGGCGCAAACTCAAAGACGCGCACGGGGAAGGGGAGGGCGGCCCGGGCTGA
- a CDS encoding endonuclease MutS2, producing MSFDARALSALDFPLILSALAERSATTLGAARARSLRPSSDAERIARELDEVEDALFGVSLSLGGIQDISELHARAQEGRVLTGPELLTAAYSLDGAMTVRRAITANSRGPLREVAEDLGDHSELVRRVLSALDRDGAVRDDASPRLRDLRKRIEPLRGRIREKLAATLDKWSDVLQEHIVTIRRDRYVLPVQASRVGQVQGIIVDASATGQTYFVEPAAVTQLNNELTRLILDEEAEVRRILTELSGLLASDSAVPRTLAAVGELDLIAAKARLARDWRLNRPEGVAGGTYDLREVRHPLIENPVANDIALGETKLLLITGPNMGGKTATIKTLGLAVLMHQCGMYVAAASARLPVVRDVLVDIGDEQSIEASLSTFASHLKHLRYVLRHAAPDTLVLVDELGSGTDPNEGAALAQAMIECLLSQDARGVITSHLSPLKLFALETPGLKNASMGFNLETLAPTYVLQVGQPGRSFALAIAQRMGLPGDVLQRAEELLGPDAGLMERMLEGLERERAELRAQLDATAAARQGAEAELGRVRQERETLEARRNEMLAEAAQKAESLYADAIERVRTLRARAQEDSARPRVMQELRELRVAAQKVRPAAAPREERGDPIRVGSAVDVPAYNASGQVLELRGDDLVVQLGVMKVGVKRRDVRLKGEPKPVAAGAPKTRGPRFTGTTASTFQNELQLRGLGVEEAVEELRAAILEAHALKESPLRVVHGKGQGVLRRLLREYLKSDKKVESFHDAEANQGGHGVTIVNIRR from the coding sequence ATGTCCTTTGATGCCCGCGCCCTGTCCGCCCTGGATTTTCCCCTCATTCTTTCTGCCCTGGCCGAGCGCAGCGCCACCACCCTGGGGGCCGCGCGCGCCCGCAGCCTGCGCCCGTCGAGCGACGCGGAGCGCATTGCGCGGGAGCTGGACGAGGTGGAAGACGCGCTGTTCGGCGTGAGCCTGTCCCTGGGCGGCATTCAGGACATCAGCGAGCTGCACGCCCGCGCCCAGGAAGGCCGGGTGCTGACCGGGCCGGAACTGCTGACCGCCGCCTACTCCCTGGACGGCGCCATGACGGTGCGGCGCGCCATCACCGCCAATTCCCGGGGCCCGCTGCGCGAGGTGGCCGAGGACCTGGGCGACCACAGCGAACTCGTGCGCCGGGTGCTCTCGGCGCTGGACCGCGACGGCGCGGTGCGCGACGACGCCAGCCCCCGCCTGCGCGACCTGCGCAAACGTATTGAGCCCCTGCGCGGGCGCATCCGGGAAAAGCTGGCCGCCACGCTGGACAAGTGGTCGGACGTGCTGCAGGAACACATTGTCACCATTCGCCGCGACCGCTATGTGCTGCCGGTGCAGGCCAGCCGCGTGGGGCAGGTGCAGGGCATCATCGTGGATGCCAGCGCCACCGGCCAGACCTACTTCGTGGAACCGGCCGCCGTGACGCAGCTGAACAACGAACTCACGCGCCTGATTCTGGACGAGGAAGCCGAGGTGCGGCGCATCCTGACCGAACTCTCGGGCCTGCTGGCCTCGGACAGCGCGGTGCCCCGCACCCTGGCGGCGGTGGGCGAACTGGACCTGATCGCGGCCAAGGCGCGGCTGGCGCGCGACTGGCGCCTGAACCGCCCCGAGGGGGTGGCGGGCGGCACCTACGACCTGCGCGAGGTGCGCCACCCCCTCATCGAAAACCCGGTCGCCAACGACATTGCGCTGGGCGAGACCAAGCTGCTGCTGATCACCGGCCCCAACATGGGCGGCAAGACGGCCACCATCAAGACCCTGGGGCTGGCGGTGCTGATGCACCAGTGCGGCATGTACGTGGCGGCGGCCAGCGCGCGGCTGCCGGTGGTGCGCGACGTGCTGGTGGACATTGGCGACGAGCAGAGCATCGAGGCGAGCCTGTCTACCTTTGCCAGTCACCTCAAGCACCTGCGCTACGTGCTGCGCCACGCCGCCCCCGATACGCTGGTGCTGGTGGACGAGCTGGGCTCCGGCACCGACCCCAACGAGGGCGCCGCGCTGGCCCAGGCGATGATCGAGTGTCTGCTGTCGCAGGACGCGCGCGGGGTCATCACCTCGCACCTCTCGCCCCTGAAGCTGTTCGCGCTGGAAACGCCGGGCCTGAAAAACGCCTCCATGGGTTTCAACCTGGAGACCCTGGCCCCCACCTACGTGCTGCAGGTGGGGCAGCCGGGGCGCTCCTTTGCCCTGGCGATTGCCCAGCGCATGGGCCTGCCGGGCGACGTGCTGCAGCGGGCCGAGGAGCTGCTGGGCCCCGACGCCGGCCTGATGGAGCGCATGCTGGAGGGCTTAGAGCGCGAACGCGCCGAGCTGCGCGCCCAGCTGGACGCTACGGCCGCCGCCCGCCAGGGCGCCGAGGCCGAACTGGGCCGGGTGCGGCAGGAACGCGAAACGCTGGAAGCCCGGCGCAATGAAATGCTGGCCGAGGCCGCCCAGAAGGCCGAGTCCCTGTACGCCGACGCCATTGAGCGGGTGCGGACCCTGCGCGCGCGCGCCCAGGAAGACAGCGCCCGCCCGCGCGTGATGCAGGAACTGCGCGAGTTGCGGGTGGCGGCCCAGAAGGTGCGGCCGGCAGCGGCCCCGCGCGAGGAGAGGGGCGACCCCATCCGCGTGGGCAGCGCGGTGGACGTGCCCGCCTACAACGCCAGCGGGCAGGTGCTGGAACTGCGCGGCGATGATCTGGTGGTGCAGCTGGGCGTGATGAAGGTGGGCGTCAAGCGCCGCGACGTGCGCCTGAAGGGCGAGCCCAAGCCGGTGGCGGCGGGCGCGCCCAAGACCCGGGGCCCGCGCTTTACCGGCACCACGGCCAGCACCTTTCAGAACGAACTGCAGCTGCGCGGCCTGGGCGTGGAAGAAGCGGTGGAGGAACTGCGCGCCGCCATTCTGGAAGCCCACGCGCTGAAAGAAAGCCCGCTGCGGGTGGTGCACGGCAAGGGCCAGGGCGTGCTGCGGCGCCTGCTGCGCGAGTACCTGAAAAGCGACAAGAAAGTTGAGTCCTTCCACGACGCCGAGGCCAACCAGGGCGGCCACGGCGTGACCATCGTGAATATCCGGCGCTGA
- a CDS encoding MFS transporter, translated as MSAAPAPSVPLSWPLLAAGTAAFFTLGVIQAMYGPAFGLFQARYGVSTAAVGLIASAHFLGSACAPLPVGLLLRVMSARAGTSWSLLVLALGMVGVVLAPTWPLAVAAAAVGGLGLGGVSACLNAAYASVGARAVNLVNAVFGVGSLVSPLLVTGLHAGLAGPFLTVAALCAVTFAVGRVWGMPEMLARAPETAPARPGVQAGLFGGLLVAYVGMEAGYGAWIVRYLTDHGIGGAALMLSLFWGALTVGRVLTGVFGGRAAPHRLLLACAAALVGLAGLALVPAWAPLAFLGAGLALAPVFGTTLAWATQSLSARLVPILLVAGSVGGVLAPAALGALLARFGLPAVPLGLGTLALLMGAFTLLARRGLRPGGAA; from the coding sequence GTGAGCGCTGCCCCTGCCCCGTCTGTGCCGCTGTCCTGGCCGCTGCTGGCGGCAGGCACGGCGGCTTTTTTTACCCTGGGGGTCATTCAGGCCATGTATGGGCCGGCCTTCGGGCTGTTTCAGGCCCGCTATGGGGTGTCCACAGCCGCCGTGGGCCTGATCGCCAGCGCGCATTTTCTGGGTTCGGCCTGCGCGCCGCTGCCGGTGGGCCTGCTGCTGCGCGTGATGAGTGCGCGCGCCGGAACGTCGTGGAGCCTGCTGGTGCTGGCGCTGGGCATGGTGGGGGTGGTGCTGGCCCCCACATGGCCGCTGGCGGTCGCCGCCGCCGCTGTGGGGGGCCTGGGCCTGGGCGGGGTCAGCGCCTGCCTGAACGCCGCGTACGCCAGCGTGGGGGCGCGCGCCGTGAATCTGGTCAACGCCGTGTTCGGGGTGGGCAGTCTGGTTTCGCCGCTGCTGGTCACCGGCCTGCACGCGGGGCTGGCCGGCCCGTTCCTGACGGTGGCCGCCCTGTGCGCCGTGACCTTCGCCGTGGGCCGGGTCTGGGGCATGCCCGAGATGCTGGCCCGCGCGCCCGAAACCGCCCCTGCGCGCCCCGGGGTGCAGGCGGGGCTGTTTGGGGGCCTGCTGGTGGCGTATGTGGGCATGGAAGCGGGCTACGGCGCCTGGATTGTGCGTTACCTGACCGATCACGGGATCGGCGGCGCTGCCCTGATGCTCAGCCTGTTCTGGGGCGCGCTGACCGTGGGCCGGGTGTTGACCGGGGTGTTTGGTGGGCGGGCGGCGCCCCACCGCCTGCTGCTGGCCTGCGCCGCCGCCCTGGTGGGACTGGCCGGGCTGGCGCTGGTGCCGGCCTGGGCTCCACTGGCGTTCCTGGGGGCCGGGCTGGCACTGGCCCCGGTGTTCGGCACCACCCTGGCCTGGGCCACCCAGAGCCTCTCGGCGCGGCTGGTGCCCATCCTGCTGGTGGCGGGCTCGGTGGGTGGCGTGCTGGCCCCGGCGGCGCTGGGCGCGCTGCTGGCCCGCTTCGGGCTGCCGGCCGTGCCGCTGGGCCTGGGTACACTGGCCCTCCTGATGGGCGCTTTTACGCTGCTGGCGCGGCGTGGCCTGCGCCCGGGCGGGGCGGCCTAG
- a CDS encoding GreA/GreB family elongation factor: MAQATRQVKLTREGYERLQKTLDQEMARLAEATRILQEQMETNSDTEDTGLEDAKREKMNIEARIDELEDTLARATVIEDHEHDGRIELGAIVVLANETTKKDMKVQVVSAAEATVTGGSLPRVSEDSPVGKELMGRKKGESFVVNLDNGKQMKYKVKSIEY; the protein is encoded by the coding sequence GTGGCACAAGCGACCAGACAGGTAAAGCTCACGCGCGAAGGGTACGAGCGGCTGCAAAAAACGCTCGATCAGGAAATGGCCCGCCTGGCCGAAGCCACCCGCATCTTGCAAGAGCAGATGGAAACCAACTCCGATACCGAGGACACGGGTCTGGAGGACGCCAAGCGCGAGAAGATGAATATTGAAGCGCGCATTGACGAGCTGGAAGACACCCTGGCCCGCGCCACGGTCATCGAGGACCACGAGCACGACGGCCGCATTGAACTGGGCGCCATCGTGGTGCTGGCCAACGAGACCACCAAGAAGGATATGAAGGTGCAGGTGGTCAGCGCCGCCGAAGCCACGGTCACCGGCGGTAGTCTGCCCCGCGTGTCCGAGGACAGCCCGGTGGGCAAGGAACTGATGGGCCGCAAGAAGGGCGAATCCTTTGTGGTGAACCTGGACAACGGCAAGCAGATGAAATACAAGGTGAAGAGCATCGAATACTAA
- the lysS gene encoding lysine--tRNA ligase, which yields MSDAPSTPRPEGLHEQTVSRLNNLDAQVAAGFEAYPYTYARTHHAREVLLAHPGELEAGQEWPEEVYALAGRVTLMRHMGKAAFADLNDEHGKIQLHFSKGDTEGFDATRKIDLGDIIGVRGFPFVTKTGQLTLRVTSWQPLVKSLHPLPSKFHGLQDEELRARRRYVDLMVNSESREVYRTRSRMLRFIRNFLDSRDFMEVEGPTLQVVPGGTEARPFKTFHNALGHEFSLRISLELYLKRLLVGGFERVYEIGRNYRNEGIDRTHNPEFTMLEAYFAYGDYHDMMALVEQLLHDLVVELRGEPKLTYQGKELDFSLPFRRLDFVTALKEQAGLDFDPLDLPRLRQWSDERHPEFRKVPDYKLLDKLGGEYVEPLLQNPTFLTDMPLAISPLVKVHRDRAGLAERADLYVAGFELAPIYSELNDALDQRARFEAQTQRREAGDDEAHEQDEDFLLALEYGMPPTAGMGMGMDRLAMLLTDRDSIRDVLLFPLLRPEGTGGEEERAQGSQSQE from the coding sequence ATGTCCGACGCCCCCTCCACGCCGCGCCCCGAGGGGCTGCATGAGCAGACCGTCAGCCGCCTGAACAACCTGGACGCCCAGGTGGCGGCCGGTTTTGAAGCGTATCCCTACACCTACGCGCGCACCCACCACGCCCGCGAGGTGCTCCTGGCCCACCCCGGCGAACTGGAAGCCGGACAGGAATGGCCCGAAGAGGTGTACGCCCTGGCCGGGCGCGTGACCCTCATGCGCCACATGGGCAAGGCCGCCTTTGCCGACCTGAACGACGAACACGGCAAAATCCAGCTGCACTTTTCCAAGGGGGACACCGAGGGCTTTGACGCCACCAGGAAGATTGACCTGGGCGACATTATCGGCGTGCGGGGCTTTCCCTTCGTGACGAAAACCGGGCAGCTGACCCTGCGCGTGACCTCGTGGCAGCCCCTGGTCAAGAGCCTGCATCCCCTGCCCAGCAAGTTCCACGGCCTGCAGGACGAGGAACTGCGCGCCCGGCGCCGCTACGTGGACCTGATGGTGAACAGCGAGAGCCGCGAGGTCTACCGCACCCGCTCGCGGATGCTGCGCTTTATCCGCAACTTCCTGGATAGCCGCGACTTTATGGAGGTGGAAGGCCCCACGCTGCAGGTGGTCCCCGGCGGCACCGAGGCCCGGCCCTTCAAGACCTTCCACAACGCTCTGGGCCACGAGTTCAGCCTGCGCATCAGCTTGGAGCTGTACCTCAAGCGCCTGCTGGTGGGGGGCTTCGAGCGCGTGTATGAAATTGGCCGTAACTACCGCAACGAGGGCATTGACCGCACCCACAACCCGGAATTCACCATGCTGGAGGCTTATTTCGCTTACGGTGACTACCACGACATGATGGCGCTGGTCGAGCAGCTGCTGCACGACCTCGTGGTGGAACTGAGAGGTGAGCCGAAGCTGACCTACCAGGGCAAGGAGCTGGACTTCTCGCTGCCGTTCAGGCGCCTGGATTTCGTGACGGCGCTGAAGGAACAGGCCGGGCTGGACTTTGATCCCCTCGATTTGCCCCGCCTGCGCCAGTGGAGCGACGAGCGCCACCCCGAGTTCCGCAAGGTGCCGGACTACAAGCTGCTGGACAAGTTGGGCGGCGAGTACGTGGAGCCGCTGCTGCAGAACCCCACCTTCCTGACCGATATGCCGCTGGCGATCAGCCCCCTGGTGAAGGTGCACCGTGACCGCGCCGGGCTGGCCGAACGCGCCGACCTGTATGTGGCGGGCTTTGAGCTGGCCCCCATCTATTCCGAGCTGAACGACGCCCTGGACCAGCGCGCCCGGTTCGAGGCCCAGACCCAGAGGCGTGAGGCCGGCGACGACGAGGCCCATGAACAGGACGAGGATTTCCTGCTGGCCCTGGAGTACGGGATGCCCCCCACCGCCGGCATGGGGATGGGCATGGACCGCCTGGCCATGCTCCTCACCGACCGCGATTCCATCCGCGACGTGCTGCTGTTCCCGCTGCTGCGCCCCGAGGGCACGGGTGGGGAAGAGGAGAGGGCGCAGGGCAGTCAGAGCCAGGAGTAA
- a CDS encoding transposase: protein MNQSLPVGLLSILEHVLRGTTLRQTQRRFLTVVLSVFLAVPGRLNALNLSRYAGCSDRTIRRWLHRTDKGALPWWSLQLQAVQAGIESGLISPLFVLAIDASFHRKAGTTTDHIGAFWNGATGHVEQGIEQSCCALVEVQHRQAFPIHARQTQTQPEAGNRMAQAIRQLDDVLHGLRALPQLEVAAVVADGNYAHQDFVQAMTRHGLPVVSKMQRNADLKYVKSGEHEKRRGRPKKYDGKVTFDDLSRFEVVSETNIERVLTQVVWRTHWNLPVRVVVVQQLNRRGQVSAYAVLFSTAVHMPAHEVVAFYKSRFEIELIFRDQKQFLGGQDAQVRAQPALEAHWNMVMLMLNVARLEALRQAGSGQGLVFHLEDMKRRAYNALFAEVILVQLGLNDYFDELEAMPSRPLNFGLKAA, encoded by the coding sequence ATGAATCAATCGCTTCCGGTCGGCCTCCTCAGCATCCTCGAACACGTCCTCAGAGGCACCACCCTGCGCCAAACGCAACGGCGATTTCTGACGGTCGTGCTCAGCGTATTTCTGGCGGTCCCTGGGCGTCTGAATGCCTTGAATCTCTCCCGGTACGCAGGCTGCTCTGACCGAACGATTCGGCGCTGGCTCCATCGGACAGACAAGGGGGCCCTTCCGTGGTGGTCGCTTCAGCTTCAGGCCGTTCAGGCGGGCATTGAGAGCGGGCTGATCAGCCCGCTCTTCGTCTTGGCCATTGACGCCTCGTTTCACCGGAAAGCGGGCACAACAACCGACCATATCGGTGCGTTCTGGAATGGGGCGACGGGGCATGTCGAGCAGGGCATCGAGCAGTCGTGCTGCGCCCTGGTGGAAGTGCAGCACCGCCAGGCCTTTCCAATTCACGCGCGCCAAACGCAGACCCAACCAGAAGCGGGCAACCGCATGGCCCAGGCGATTCGTCAGCTGGATGATGTGCTGCACGGTCTGCGGGCGCTCCCTCAACTTGAGGTGGCCGCGGTCGTGGCAGATGGAAACTATGCCCATCAGGACTTCGTGCAGGCCATGACACGTCATGGCCTGCCGGTGGTCTCGAAGATGCAACGCAACGCCGACCTGAAGTATGTCAAGTCAGGCGAGCACGAGAAGCGCCGTGGAAGACCGAAAAAGTACGATGGAAAGGTCACCTTCGACGATCTGTCACGCTTCGAGGTGGTGTCCGAGACCAACATCGAACGCGTACTGACCCAAGTGGTCTGGCGCACCCACTGGAATCTGCCTGTGCGCGTGGTGGTGGTGCAGCAGTTGAACCGCCGAGGACAGGTCAGCGCCTACGCCGTGCTGTTCAGCACGGCAGTTCACATGCCCGCCCATGAGGTGGTGGCGTTCTACAAGAGTCGGTTCGAGATTGAACTGATCTTCCGTGATCAGAAGCAGTTCTTGGGTGGGCAAGATGCTCAGGTTCGGGCGCAGCCGGCCCTGGAGGCGCACTGGAACATGGTGATGCTGATGCTGAACGTCGCTCGCCTGGAGGCGTTACGACAGGCGGGCAGTGGCCAGGGGCTGGTGTTTCACCTGGAAGATATGAAGCGCAGGGCGTATAACGCCCTGTTTGCTGAAGTCATTTTGGTGCAACTCGGCCTGAATGACTACTTCGATGAATTAGAAGCCATGCCGTCCAGGCCACTGAATTTCGGTCTCAAAGCGGCCTGA
- a CDS encoding ROK family transcriptional regulator: MLHDEPHSADTLDLAAIRARHTLLLLGLLWNRDLARVDMARELGLSRSAISSIVTELISVGLVQEVGTRGSSGVGRKATLLNLNTRAAALLAVDLGASHARVDALDLHCRTLATQSVPHDIQAGPRATYALLHELSQEVLRAARLSPAQVALVGVGIPGPVDHDTGRVVQPPNMPGWDGENVREALRTLLGLEVLVDNDANLGALAEARFGAHRGTQDLIYVKAATGIGAGVLLGGRLHRGTRGGAGEIGHISINEQGPVGRSGNPGSLESYAAAGVLSRLAEERRAAGVPTALPSPVSLGTLLTHANTDPLARAVWEEAGHHLGVAISTALNLFNPAAVVIGGRLSQAGDVLLQAVRASAQSRTMRINADRVRIDLGTLGSDAGVLGAGAMMLDSLFTPRGLPHLYGIARVNQSTHDLAASRAPPGLGPSDPAPTRSHFPPFGGVS; this comes from the coding sequence ATGCTGCACGACGAACCCCACAGCGCCGATACCCTGGACCTTGCGGCCATCCGTGCACGGCACACGCTGCTGCTGCTGGGGCTGCTGTGGAACCGCGACCTGGCGCGCGTGGACATGGCCCGCGAACTGGGGCTCTCGCGCAGCGCGATCAGCTCGATTGTTACGGAGCTGATCAGCGTGGGGCTGGTGCAGGAGGTGGGCACGCGGGGCAGCAGCGGCGTGGGGCGCAAGGCCACCCTGCTGAACCTGAACACCCGCGCCGCCGCGCTGCTGGCGGTGGACCTGGGGGCCAGCCACGCCCGGGTGGACGCCCTGGACCTGCACTGCCGCACCCTGGCCACCCAGAGCGTGCCGCACGACATTCAGGCCGGGCCGCGCGCCACCTACGCCCTGCTGCACGAGCTGAGCCAGGAGGTGCTGCGCGCCGCGCGCCTGAGCCCGGCCCAGGTGGCGCTGGTGGGCGTGGGCATTCCGGGCCCGGTGGACCACGACACCGGCCGCGTGGTGCAGCCCCCCAATATGCCCGGCTGGGACGGCGAGAACGTGCGCGAGGCCCTGCGCACCCTGCTGGGCCTGGAGGTACTGGTGGACAACGACGCCAATCTGGGCGCCCTGGCCGAGGCCCGCTTTGGCGCCCACCGGGGCACCCAGGACCTGATTTACGTGAAGGCCGCCACCGGCATAGGCGCCGGGGTGCTGCTGGGCGGACGACTGCACCGGGGCACACGCGGCGGGGCAGGCGAAATCGGGCACATCAGTATCAACGAACAGGGCCCGGTGGGGCGCAGCGGCAACCCTGGCAGCCTGGAAAGTTACGCGGCGGCCGGCGTGCTCTCCCGCCTGGCCGAGGAACGCCGCGCGGCGGGGGTGCCCACGGCCCTGCCCTCGCCTGTCAGCCTGGGCACGCTGCTCACGCACGCCAACACCGATCCGCTGGCCCGCGCCGTGTGGGAAGAGGCCGGTCACCACCTGGGCGTGGCCATCAGCACGGCCCTGAACCTGTTTAACCCGGCGGCGGTGGTCATTGGTGGCCGCCTCTCGCAGGCCGGGGACGTGCTGCTGCAGGCGGTGCGCGCCAGTGCCCAGAGCCGCACCATGCGCATCAACGCCGACCGGGTGCGCATTGACCTGGGCACCCTGGGCAGCGACGCGGGGGTGCTGGGCGCGGGCGCCATGATGCTGGATTCGCTGTTTACCCCGCGCGGCCTGCCGCACCTGTACGGCATTGCCCGTGTCAACCAGAGCACCCACGACCTCGCCGCCAGCCGCGCGCCGCCTGGCCTGGGCCCCAGTGACCCAGCCCCTACCCGATCTCATTTTCCCCCGTTTGGAGGAGTCTCATGA